One window from the genome of Hyperolius riggenbachi isolate aHypRig1 chromosome 6, aHypRig1.pri, whole genome shotgun sequence encodes:
- the LOC137522229 gene encoding paraneoplastic antigen Ma1 homolog: MCQESLASEYRKLKFFSGTQPTPNGEEEFEPWLDQVFQVIEQWSVSEAVKKQQVAESLKGAVAEVIRNLRLSKRDCSARDYLKALQDVFGETETVEVLQYKFTHTYQMEGEKLSQYIRRLDRILHQLMLKKGIDSDQVDQKRVQQIFQGALPLDPIMIKMRAQTKQTTVMYHQLVKAVREEEAVLEERSTAQVQTGAMVHSAFSFEASQIQSQVTTLADSITQIVKTVEGLQKTVKTLAEEKQTDAASAGMAVRKELNRVRSRPFVGFCYRCGETGHMRRRCPNPENLRRINEMFLVNSMQGNFRGPQ, encoded by the coding sequence ATGTGCCAGGAATCTTTAGCATCTGAATACCGAAAATTAAAGTTCTTTTCAGGGACTCAGCCCACACCAAATGGGGAGGAGGAGTTTGAACCCTGGCTGGATCAAGTATTTCAAGTAATAGAACAATGGAGTGTTTCAGAAGCTGTTAAGAAACAGCAAGTGGCTGAAAGTCTCAAAGGGGCGGTcgcagaagtgatcagaaatctaagattgagcaaaagggactgCTCAGCTAGAGACTACCTGAAAGCTTTACAAGACGTTTTTGGCGAAACTGAGACAGTGGAAGTGCTTCAATATAAGTTCACTCATACCTATCAGATGGAGGGGGAGAAATTGTCCCAGTATATTAGGCGGTTGGATCGAATACTTCATCAACTAATGCTCAAGAAGGGGATAGACTCAGACCAAGTAGATCAGAAAAGAGTTCAGCAGATATTTCAGGGTGCATTACCCCTAGATCCCATCATGATAAAAATGCGGGCACAAACAAAACAGACAACTGTAATGTACCATCAGTTGGTGAAAGCTGTCAGAGAGGAAGAAGCAGTGTTGGAAGAAAGGAGCACTGCTCAGGTACAAACAGGAGCAATGGTTCACAGTGCCTTTAGTTTCGAAGCATCACAGATACAGTCACAAGTAACTACACTAGCAGATTCAATAACACAGATTGTCAAGACAGTAGAGGGGCTGCAGAAGACAGTCAAGACACTAGCAGAAGAGAAGCAAACAGATGCAGCATCTGCAGGTATGGCAGTCAGAAAAGAATTAAATAGAGTCAGATCAAGACCATTCGTTGGATTCTGTTACCGATGtggagagacaggacacatgagACGGAGATGTCCAAATCCTGAGAATCTGAGGAGAATAAATGAAATGTTCTTGGTGAACTCGATGCAGGGAAACTTCAGAGGGCCTCAGTGA